A window from Podospora bellae-mahoneyi strain CBS 112042 chromosome 1 map unlocalized CBS112042p_1, whole genome shotgun sequence encodes these proteins:
- the IPP1 gene encoding Inorganic pyrophosphatase (EggNog:ENOG503NUSR; COG:C) — protein MLALQRLRQTQQSPARVARIFPTSKTAFTNMPPHQQLQPRPSQSQARSLSSHSLPTSSAGRGAPPSNPSTSFSQQPLARTAQIARHLSTSTSSQPFDKMAYSIRKVGAPYTLEHRVYIEKDGVPVSPFHDIPLYANAEKTILNMIVEIPRWTNAKQEISKDELLNPIKQDVKKGKLRFVRNCFPHKGYLWNYGAFPQTWEDPNVVHPETKAKGDNDPLDVCEIGELVGYTGQIKQVKVLGVMALLDEEETDWKVIVIDVNDPLAPKLNDVEDVERHLPGLLRATNEWFRIYKIPDGKPENQFAFTGECKNKKYAMDVVHECNEAWEKLITGKAPAAPPSAPEPGAPACSHRRQH, from the exons ATGTTGGCCCTCCAAAGGCTGCGGCAAACGCAGCAGTCACCCGCTCGAGTAGCGAGAATATTCCCAACCTCGAAAACTGCTTTTACAAACATGCCGCCACACCAGCAGCTGCAACCCCGCCCGAGCCAATCACAGGCCCGCTCGCTGTCGTCACACAGtctccccacctcctccgctgGGAGAGGAGCCCCTCCTTCAAATCCCTCGACCTCCTTCTCGCAACAACCTCTTGCACGGACAGCCCAGATTGCCCGACACCTCTCCACGTCCACCAGCAGTCAACCGTTCGACAAAATGGCCTACTCCATCCGCAAGGTCGGCGCCCCCTACACCCTCGAGCACCGCGTGTACATCGAGAAGGATGGCGTCCctgtctcccccttccacgACATCCCCCTCTATGCCAACGCCGAGAAGaccatcctcaacatgaTTGTTGAGATCCCCCGCTGGACCAACGCCAAGCAGGAGATCTCCAAGGACGAGCTgctcaaccccatcaagcAGGAcgtcaagaagggcaagctCAGATTTGTTCGCAACTGCTTCCCCCACAAGGGGTACCTCTGGAACTATGGTGCCTTCCCTCAG ACCTGGGAGGACCCCAACGTTGTCCACCCCGagaccaaggccaagggcGACAACGACCCGTTGGACGTCTGCGAGATCGGCGAGCTGGTTGGCTACACCGGCCAGATCAAGCAGGTCAAGGTCCTCGGCGTGATGGCTCttttggacgaggaggagaccGACTGGAAGGTCATTGTCATTGACGTCAACGACCCCTTGGCTCCCAAGCTCAACGAcgttgaggatgtcgagCGCCACCTCCCTGGTCTTCTGCGGGCCACTAACGAGTGGTTCCGCATCTACAAGATCCCTGACGGAAAGCCCGAGAACCAGTTCGCTTTCACTGGCGAGTGCAAGAACAAGAA GTACGCCATGGACGTCGTTCACGAGTGCAACGAGGCCTGGGAGAAACTCATCACCGGCAAGGCTCCCGCCG CTCCCCCCTCTGCCCCAGAACCAGGAGCTCCCGCCTGCTCCCATCGACGCCAGCATTGA
- a CDS encoding uncharacterized protein (COG:S; BUSCO:EOG092608WU; EggNog:ENOG503NX6B) — protein sequence MSHASRASYSQTNRRVGSLGRAPSRARAPTISYDDAYSFALRIAFLNYLLQPRKKRKEYVNTPKPPPRAHTSSMSELMKDLTGSASIKLPHAFRQFLERRMSGVLQGIERLPGFSDAAVKRTFAEAYTAFTAKDFQKSIDKDRKVEPLVLIFYSAATKAQGRGKAPDDHSWKYMVDRHLAMFIRLLSSILKDLGSEKSDLIARLNMLEKKLMTNDQNLYLDTGQEEHKYVEKDIPLTYEVKDMLMVQTVAKIFGVTNSQVQSDIDRNMSSWTEDNALKDFKGYQFRLSAGMAGTLRKSDFDVNEAFEEWRRQEGPHLAKIFSELLSVRPDLKGGSGAGNDKVLSARPTSMYEDQAYADLGRMLSNNDPGSPVTGFDPSFSFGSLSLEDTSSIRSVDEPSYTFIPQDPRAVYKIITQYVLSYDEMHAADSSSPLNEESNDLLVELAVRWRIPQFTRHVVLIEVATRKFLDTEITAEQLYTYLDFVKEPQPEPKKVPPIYLFTSGLSEIESSKWTMVDFAGYQQALRDLHEALLRELYTLLCQCYAPKPPSVGVVMALLMNHIYNDPAFSQRPEDEAEFSQQLENGLREAAGDVYRGFLDVHIPRNQQEWDFSNVVNLGKAVVGLAEKIKKRYRKNPEVMGVSPFKVLVETTFPSFEEDTHEIIKRVLDMAKQQNVEIDLQDGFDLYKELVEIRKIHLESLPDKPFAFHIESLLEGFVWRWIQNAEEKMTQFVESAIKQDQFKVRVRHEGDIPTDEERHSHSIIDTFTLFNQTVDQVYQLGWNDEVHLARFMTNLAKAFAAGIGRYCEIVEMQFAREMDRQSAQEAARERTAQEKFFQYAKEAWNTKERVEPFQFYPESFVKFNNIEYAMQALDKLEKLMNVDRCAEVLDEVDGPKQMVKRPAHYVFTIKIVEGEDLKACDPNGTSDPYVVLCDEYQKRLAKTRVIPRTLNPRWDESVDITVSGALNVIATIWDHDMFGEHDFVGRTSLKLDPVHFGDYLPREFWLDLDTQGRILFRVTMEGERDDIQFHFGKAFRHLKRTERDMVRKVTSKLTMHINASLSHEALRNLLSKGIAASMASLWKKKQASAPPVTAAEIENALQPLFTYFDENFAIMKQTLTDATMMAVMTRLWKEVLLAIENLLVPPLSDKPSNQKPLTQTEMDVVYRWLELLFNFFNARDPETGEVLGVPADVLKSPKWHELASLNFFYFDSTENLIRTSERMVAANMERAKLQAQQAHPALPNRLSAPASLGGNHLSVANAGFGSLGTIRRGKSIMMSRNLGTMRKAKEEKRKEMQADPSDDMIMRILRMRPEAVNYLKERQRQKERMAARQQAANIVRQSVHQGWNNGPAFGGALYGRNNLPQR from the exons atgtcgCACGCCTCGCGAGCCTCGTACTCCCAAACCAACCGCCGGGTTGGCAGCCTCGGTCGAGCACCGTCGAGAGCCCGCGCGCCGACAATCAGCTACGACGACGCGTACTCCTTCGCCCTGCGCATCGCCTTTTTGAACTACCTCCTCCAGCCGcgcaagaagagaaaggaatATGTCAACACGCCAAAGCCGCCCCCGAGGGCGCATACCTCGAGCATGTCGGAGCTGATGAAGGACTTGACCGGGTCGGCCTCTATCAAGCTCCCCCACGCGTTCCGCCAGTTTCTGGAGAGACGGATGTCCGGTGTGCTGCAGGGGATCGAGAGGCTGCCTGGCTTCAGCGATGCTGCTGTCAAGAGAACCTTTGCGGAGGCGTACACTGCCTTCACCGCCAAGGACTTTCAGAAGTCGATTGACAAGGATCGGAAAGTTGAGCCTCTGGTGCTGATCTTTTACTCGGCCGCGACCAAGGCCCAGGGGCGTGGAAAGGCCCCGGATGATCATTCTTGGAAATACATGGTGGACAGGCATCTGGCCATGTTTATCAGGCTGCTGAGCAGTATCCTCAAGGACCTGGGGAGTGAGAAGTCGGACCTTATTGCACGCCTGAAtatgctggagaagaagctgatgACGAATGACCAAAACTTGTATTTGGATActgggcaggaggagcaCAAGTATGTGGAAAAAGATATACCGCTGACCTacgaggtcaaggacatGTTGATGGTGCAGACGGTTGCCAAGATATTCGGGGTGACCAATTCCCAGGTACAGAGTGACATTGACAGGAATATGTCGAGCTGGACCGAGGACAATGCTTTGAAGGATTTCAAGGGGTACCAATTCAGGCTCTCGGCAGGAATGGCGGGGACGCTGCGGAAGTCGGATTTCGATGTGAATGAGGCCTTTGAAGAATGGAGGCGGCAGGAAGGCCCCCATTTGGCAAAGATTTTTTCCGAGCTCTTGAGCGTTCGACCGGATTTGAAAGGAGGGTCTGGTGCTGGGAACGACAAGGTGCTCTCGGCGCGTCCAACGTCCATGTATGAAGATCAGGCCTATGCAGACCTGGGGAGGATGCTGTCCAACAATGATCCCGGATCTCCTGTGACTGGCTTCGATCCGTCATTTAGCTTTGGGTCGCTCTCGCTTGAGGATACGAGCAGCATACGGAGCGTGGATGAGCCAAGTTATACTTTCATCCCGCAGGATCCCCGTGCTGTCTACAAGATCATCACTCAGTATGTTTTATCCTACGATGAGATGCACGCCGCGGATTCTTCCTCACCGTTGAACGAGGAATCCAACGATCTTCTTGTGGAACTGGCGGTTCGATGGCGGATTCCACAATTCACCCGCCATGTTGTTCTCATTGAGGTTGCGACTCGCAAGTTTCTCGATACGGAAATCACTGCGGAGCAGCTGTACACTTATCTGGACTTTGTCAAGGAACCCCAACCGGAGCCGAAGAAGGTGCCTCCTATCTATCTGTTTACCTCGGGCCTCAGTGAGATTGAGTCCAGCAAGTGGACGATGGTCGATTTTGCGGGCTACCAACAGGCACTGCGAGATCTACACGAGGCCCTCCTGCGGGAGCTTTACACTCTCTTGTGCCAGTGCTACgcccccaaacctccctctGTCGGTGTCGTAATGGCCTTGCTCATGAACCACATCTACAACGATCCTGCCTTCTCCCAACGACCGGAGGACGAGGCAGAGTTTTCTCAACAGCTCGAAAACGGCCTGCGCGAAGCGGCGGGTGATGTGTACAGGGGGTTCTTGGATGTGCACATCCCTCGGAACCAGCAAGAGTGGGACTTTTCCAACGTGGTCAACCTCGGAAAGGCCGTGGTCGGGCTGGCagagaagatcaagaagcggTACCGCAAGAACCCGGAAGTGATGGGCGTCAGCCCGTTCAAGGTCCTCGTCGAGACCACGTTCCCCAGTTTCGAGGAGGACACGCACGAGATCATCAAGCGGGTGCTGGACATGGCGAAGCAGCAGAACGTCGAGATTGACCTGCAGGACGGGTTCGACTTGTACAAGGAGCTGGTCGAGATCCGAAAGATTCATCTCGAGTCGCTGCCTGACAAGCCTTTTGCCTTTCACATTGAGAGCTTGCTGGAAGGGTTTGTGTGGAGGTGGATTCAGAATGCGGAGGAAAAGATGACGCAGTTTGTCGAGTCGGCTATCAAGCAGGATCAGTTCAAGGTTAGGGTGAGACATGAGGGGGATATCCCGACTGATGAGGAAAGGCACAGTCATTCGATTATTGACACTTTTACGCTGTTTAACCAGACGGTCGATCAGGTTTATCAACTGGGGTGGAACGATGAGGTGCATTTGGCGAGGTTTATGACGAATTTGGCCAAGGCGTTTGCGGCGGGGATTGGGAGGTATTGTGAGATTGTTGAGATGCAGTTTGCGAGGGAGATGGATAGGCAGAGCGCGCAGGAGGCGGCCAGGGAGAGGACGGCGCAGGAGAAGTTTTTTCAGTATGCGAAGGAGGCGTGGAATAcgaaggagagggttgagCCTTTTCAGTTTTACCCCGAG TCTTTTGTCAAGTTCAACAATATCGAGTATGCCATGCAGGCGCTCGAtaagctggagaagctgaTGAATGTTGATCGCTGCGCGGAGGtgctggatgaggttgaCGGTCCTAAGCAGATGGTCAAGCGGCCGGCTCACTACGTGTTTACGATTAAGAtcgtcgagggtgaggaCCTGAAGGCGTGCGACCCGAACGGGACTAGTGATCCGTATGTGGTGCTTTGTGATGAGTATCAGAAGCGTCTGGCGAAGACGAGGGTGATTCCCCGGACGCTGAACCCGCGGTGGGACGAGTCGGTTGACATCACTGTGTCGGGGGCGCTGAACGTCATTGCCACTATTTGGGACCATGACATGTTTGGCGAGCATGACTTTGTGGGCCGGACGTCGCTTAAGCTGGACCCGGTACACTTTGGTGATTACTTGCCGAGGGAGTTCTGGCTGGATCTTGATACCCAGGGGAGGATCTTGTTTAGGGTGACGATGGAAGGTGAGCGTGATGATATCCAGTTTCACTTTGGGAAGGCGTTTAGGCATCTGAAGAGGACGGAGAGAGATATGGTGCGGAAGGTCACGAGCAAG CTTACCATGCATATTAACGCTTCGCTGTCTCATGAAGCGTTACGGAACCTCTTGAGCAAGGGAATTGCCGCTTCCATGGCCAGTctttggaagaagaagcaggctAGCGCGCCACCAGTAACGGCAGCTGAGATCGAAAATGCTCTCCAGCCGCTCTTCACCTACTTTGACGAGAACTTTGCCATCATGAAGCAAACACTGACGGATGCCACCATGATGGCGGTCATGACACGACTGTGGAAGGAAGTGTTGCTTGCCATTGAGAACCTGCTGGTGCCTCCACTGTCGGACAAGCCCTCGAACCAAAAGCCTCTGACTCAGACCGAGATGGACGTCGTCTACAGATGGCTCGAACTCCTGTTCAACTTCTTCAACGCCAGGGATCCCGAAACGGGCGAAGTATTGGGAGTACCGGCTGATGTACTCAAGTCGCCTAAGTGGCACGAACTGGCATCGCTCAACTTCTTTTACTTTGACTCGACGGAGAATTTGATCAGGACTTCGGAACGGATGGTGGCGGCTAATATGGAGCGGGCTAAGCTCCAAGCGCAGCAAGCTCACCCCGCCCTGCCGAATCGTCTTTCGGCCCCGGCGTCTCTGGGAGGAAACCATCTCAGTGTGGCCAATGCAGGCTTTGGCAGTTTGGGCACGATCAGGCGCGGCAAGAGTATCATGATGAGCCGCAACCTGGGGACGATGCGCAAAGCcaaagaggagaagcggAAGGAGATGCAGGCGGATCCGAGCGATGATATGATCATGAGGATCCTAAGGATGAGGCCCGAGGCGGTCAACTACCTCAAGGAGCGCCAGAGGCAAAAGGAgcggatggcggcgaggcAGCAGGCGGCGAATATTGTGCGGCAGAGCGTGCACCAAGGGTGGAATAATGGGCCAGCGTTTGGAGGAGCCTTGTATGGGAGGAATAATTTGCCGCAgcgatga
- the AGE1 gene encoding GTPase activating protein (EggNog:ENOG503Q39B; COG:T), with protein MGNVSSSPEEGASLYLRDQNRLSISSVVITSPRKRTSINIVPNAYPATRISAMRPSGDNGPVDFVLDPESISSAAGPAFLLKLNNEDDLVFTFTFVLRRSQQLIRSPSGSADTVAPVDTNIQGLTFVYAPTAREVENLVTREFHADPNLHKNPNVELVGTYSTEGSPSVTFDWTWKWKPPKHNEDKGGGWRNSCTFVEYDQRAHRLEPLAIFSFYVANTSPYLSQPSSPIPPILLSAPPKVRVVSSQSVEARISPVPELEELVSPLTISHEPLPAPSPAPTQQKEQIKVDCPRPGEDMSVSDDGPVFRATMKALEQKTGNMRSQMKRLIKKAENVHAAQLEANDAFAAFMEALKDVSSTNANAVKPAIEHYFDKIAREILSYERQNTANIQRIVIEPMSKLYQIDIKQAESKKRDFEEESKDFYAYVSRYLGQRHDSVKAKQSDTKYQTKRKNFELKRFDYSSFMQDLSGGRKEQEILSHLTKYADAQARCFLNTSKKIEDLLPQLEALSTEVLEADKEYQYQRREREEKRRLLEKSNLNYNEPDIQPPLTSAGPREGGVPNGNPANSDSELGRANSTGSQLKPASSGNMGASPADLTRSPGSLTQHVVGSPQQNAKFKGIRDLEERDPGHIAQLEKETSNRKEGLLWALNRPGGHVDPRNLNKQGWHKFWIVLDQGKLSEYSNWKQRLDLHMDPIDLRLASVREARNAERRFCFEVITPHFKRVYQATSEEDMNSWIMAINNALQSAVEGRSFKDRPPSTAPGDSSFSGMDFGSMFVGKSPSLSHGNHHNSGGIPTRRTTVGARPATARSSSFEERPDRLLQLLRDNDQGNSWCADCGSSNKVEWVSLNLAIIVCIECSGIHRSLGTHISKIRSLTLDTTSFTPDIIELLFLVGNRVSNMVFEAKLDPAMKLTAQATREQRLKFITSKYVDRAFVEPISTTLSRFATAEETLLAAIKRNEIQQVIYALALKANPNVTDKSRGTHAVYLALAAADPAPMSPPVTPGPSPTVDKLIPFPIAELLVQNGAEIPAEMPQIPLSHAAQGYIELKRGRKAAIEASGAGGAGGAGGGSYDGVGSLPAGSTLSPGDKLQREREARLQKRVSAGGRLAKSPIPER; from the exons ATGGGCAACGTCAGCAGCTCTCCCGAAGAGGGCGCATCGCTCTATCTTAGAGACCAGAACAGAT TATCTATTTCTTCAGTCGTAATAACTAGCCCCAGAAAACGCACTTCAATAAACATAGTCCCGAATGCATATCCTGCGACCAGAATATCCGCAATGCGGCCGTCTGGCGACAATGGTCCTGTCGATTTTGTCCTG GACCCAGAATCGATCAGCTCTGCAGCCGGTCCGGCCTTCTTGTTGAAGCTCAACAACGAAGACGACCTCGTCTTTACCTTCACCTTCGTCCTCCGCAGATCGCAGCAGCTCATTCGAAGTCCCTCAGGAAGTGCTGATACCGTAGCTCCTGTCGATACAAACATCCAAGGACTTACCTTTGTGTATGCTCCAACGGCCCGCGAAGTTGAGAACTTGGTTACTCGAGAATTCCACGCCGATCCAAATCTGCACAAGAACCCCAATGTCGAGCTTGTTGGAACATATTCAACAGAGGGAAGTCCCTCGGTAACATTTGACTGGACTTGGAAATGGAAGCCACCAAAGCACAACGAGGATAAAGGAGGCGGTTGGCGAAACTCATGCACT TTTGTTGAGTACGACCAGCGCGCACACCGACTGGAACCCCTGGCTATATTTTCTTTCTATGTGGCCA ACACATCGCCTTACCTGAGCCAACCAAGCTCCCCAATACCACCCATTCTGCTGAGCGCTCCACCAAAGGTCCGCGTAGTGTCTTCACAATCGGTCGAAGCTCGAATCAGTCCAGTGCCGGAGCTCGAAGAGCTAGTCTCTCCACTCACCATATCTCATGAACCGTTGCCTGCGCCTTCTCCGGcaccaacccaacaaaaGGAGCAAATCAAGGTCGACTGCCCACGCCCCGGTGAGGATATGTCAGTTTCCGATGATGGTCCCGTTTTCCGAGCAACCATGAAGGCTCTCGAGCAAAAGACAGGCAATATGCGATCACAGATGAAGCGTTtgatcaagaaggccgaaAATGTCCATGCTGCGCAACTGGAGGCCAACGATGCATTTGCGGCTTTCATGGAAGCCTTGAAAGACGTGTCCTCAACCAACGCAAACGCCGTCAAGCCAGCCATTGAGCACTACTTTGACAAGATCGCCCGCGAGATTCTATCATATGAGCGGCAGAACACGGCGAATATACAAAGGATTGTGATTGAACCGATGAGCAAGTTATACCAGATCGACATCAAACAGGCCGAATCCAAGAAGCGGGATTTCGAAGAGGAAAGTAAAGACTTTTACGCCTATGTCAGCCGCTACCTCGGCCAGAGACACGATTCCGTCAAGGCGAAACAGAGCGACACCAAGTACCAGACCAAACGGAAGAATTTCGAACTAAAACGTTTTGACTATTCCTCGTTTATGCAGGATCTATCTGGCGGGCGCAAGGAACAGGAAATTCTTTCGCATCTTACCAAATATGCCGATGCCCAGGCCAGGTGCTTTCTTAACACTTCAAAGAAGATTGAAGACTTACTGCCACAGCTCGAAGCACTATCCACCGAAGTTTTGGAGGCGGATAAAGAGTATCAGTATCAGCGCCGGGAACgcgaggagaagagaagactGCTCGAGAAGAGCAATCTCAACTACAATGAACCAGACATTCAACCTCCGCTCACCTCGGCCGGGCCGCGAGAAGGGGGTGTTCCCAATGGAAACCCAGCCAATTCTGACTCTGAGCTCGGTCGTGCGAATAGTACCGGCTCCCAGCTCAAACCAGCCTCGTCAGGAAACATGGGTGCCTCTCCTGCGGACCTGACGAGGTCTCCTGGGAGCCTGACGCAACATGTCGTGGGTAGCCCCCAACAAAATGCCAAATTCAAGGGAATCCGCGACCTTGAGGAACGCGACCCTGGGCACATAGCGCAGCTTGAAAAGGAGACCTCCAACCGCAAGGAAGGCCTCTTGTGGGCCTTGAACAGGCCAGGTGGACATGTAGATCCACGAAATCTCAACAAGCAGGGCTGGCACAA ATTCTGGATTGTCCTGGACCAAGGCAAGTTGTCCGAGTATAGCAACTGGAAACAGAGGCTTGACCTCCACATGGATCCGATCGATTTGCGTCTGGCATCAGTACGAGAGGCAAGGAATGCGGAACGCCGGTTCTGCTTCGAAGTCATCACGCCACATTTCAAGCGCGTTTATCAAGCAACATCTGAAGAAGATATGAATAGTTGGATCATGGCTATCAATAATGCATTACAGAGCGCTGTTGAAGGTCGCTCTTTTAAGGACAGACCGCCATCAACAGCCCCCGGCGACTCGAGCTTCAGCGGTATGGACTTTGGCTCGATGTTTGTTGGCAAAAGTCCGTCCCTCTCGCACGGCAACCATCACAACTCTGGGGGGATCCCAACCCGGCGCACGACTGTCGGCGCCCGCCCAGCGACGGcgcgcagcagcagctttgAGGAACGACCAGACAGGCTCCTCCAGCTACTCCGGGACAACGATCAGGGCAACTCGTGGTGTGCCGACTGCGGTTCGAGCAACAAAGTCGAATGGGTCTCGCTCAACCTGGCAATTATTGTTTGCATCGAGTGCAGCGGCATCCACCGGTCCCTCGGGACGCACATCAGCAAGATTCgatccctcaccctcgacacCACCTCGTTCACGCCCGACATTATCGAGCTGCTGTTTCTTGTAGGAAACAGGGTGTCCAACATGGTGTTTGAAGCCAAGCTGGACCCTGCCATGAAACTCACCGCCCAGGCGACCCGTGAGCAGAGACTCAAGTTCATCACGTCAAAATACGTCGACAGGGCGTTTGTCGAGCCCATTTCCACCACGCTGTCACGCTTCGCCACGGCAGAAGAGACGCTCTTGGCTGCGATCAAGAGGAACGAAATCCAGCAGGTCATTTACGCCCTTGCCCTCAAGGCTAACCCGAACGTCACGGACAAGTCCCGTGGCACGCACGCGGTGTATCtggcgttggcggcggctGACCCAGCGCCAATGTCGCCGCCTGTCACGCCTGGTCCGTCACCGACGGTGGACAAGCTTATCCCGTTCCCCATCGCGGAGCTGCTTGTGCAGAACGGGGCCGAGATTCCGGCGGAGATGCCCCAGATTCCGCTGAGCCATGCTGCGCAGGGGTATATTGAgctgaagagggggaggaaggcggcgaTTGAGGCTTCGGGGgcaggaggggcaggaggggcaggaggggggtcgtatgatggggttggttcCTTGCCGGCGGGGTCGACGTTGAGCCCGGGGGATAAGCTGcaaagggagagggaggcgaggctGCAGAAGAGGGTAAGCGCGGGGGGGAGGCTGGCGAAGAGCCCGATCCCGGAACGATAG
- the DUN1 gene encoding serine/threonine protein kinase (EggNog:ENOG503NVP1; COG:T), whose amino-acid sequence MASLSYIDMFRRLISLLLQGSTGDDAPSESFKKPRRSERLSQRTDNDLVKTPVINKQHLPSPVTHLTSEGTDEFAKEATATPSEGRVSQRRDEYMHSQVAALSSPPQDTQAFSQTHVDPNAPLSDEVEDEVKEGVWGYLLPMDTRYGGTCVVMRKRGSCPPSETVAGAVSGAKQPARKGRGALLKEQEAFDQKQKSGKGLSSGGYLIGRHPECDIQVDDPIVSNRHSLLFTEHKGNDTVVIIEDLSSNGTYVNDQLVGRNQRRELKEYDEIAVMDKARFIFRYPKNRHANAFLQQYTPIEKLGKGHFAEVYLCVEKSTGQRYAVKVFTKTPGVEERSKNEGLQQEIAMLMGVSHPNVLCLKDTFNEPNAVYLVLELAPEGELFNYIVKKQKLSESECRKLFTQLFQGVKYLHDRNIVHRDIKPENILLVDRDLHVKLADFGLAKIIGEESFTTTLCGTPSYVAPEILADTRNRKYTKAVDIWSLGVVLYICLCGFPPFSDELTSAAFPYSLSEQIRKGKFDYPSPYWDPVGDPALDLIDSMLVVNPEKRFTVDQCLAHPWMTMKTPGVNDSTNGLVSGIQGLDVTRRGVQRERTLLASINTVQVVNQIPGGDKPDVKVYTKNPETTPKKEPRPDDARDPDEFSQLGGKGDQVLFGDDGDSRYSVNDITNKPKAKGKANGAK is encoded by the exons ATGGCGTCACTGTCATACATCGACATGTTCCGCCGATTAatctctcttctccttcaggGCTCTACGGGCGACGATGCCCCCTCTGAATCATTCAAGAAGCCCCGCCGGTCCGAGCGACTCTCGCAGCGCACCGACAACGACCTGGTCAAGACACCAGTCATCAACAAACAGCATCTTCCATCACCCGTGACACATTTGACGAGCGAAGGAACCGATGAGTTTGCCAAGGAAGCCACGGCGACACCTTCAGAGGGCCGCGTCTCCCAGCGTCGCGACGAGTACATGCATTCTCAAGTGGCGGCCCTCAGTTCTCCTCCCCAGGACACGCAAGCGTTCAGTCAAACACACGTAGACCCCAACGCACCGCTCTCCGAtgaggtggaagatgaggtAAAGGAAGGGGTCTGGGGATACCTACTTCCTATGGACACCCGTTACGGAGGCACctgtgtggtgatgaggaagagagggtCTTGCCCTCCTTCAGAAACCGTGGCCGGCGCCGTCTCCGGGGCAAAACAGCCTGCTAGAAAGGGCAGGGGGGCTCTTCTCAAAGAGCAGGAGGCTTTCGATCAGAAGCAGAAGTCAGGGAAAGGGCTCTCCTCTGGCGGTTATCTCATTGGGAGACACCCCGAATGCG ACATCCAAGTTGATGATCCGATAGTTTCGAACCGTCATAGTCTTTTGTTTACGGAACACAAGGGAAACGACACAGTTGTGATTATCGAGGATCTTTCCAGCAATGGCACATACGTCAATGATCAGCTCGTTGGGCGGAACCAACGGCGTGAGCTTAAGGAGTATGACGAAATTGCTGTCATGGACAAGGCCAGGTTCATTTTCCGGTATCCCAAAAACCGACATGCCAATGCCTTCTTACAGCAATACACGCCCATCGAGAAGCTGGGAAAGGGCCATTTTGCCGAAGTATATCTCTGCGTTGAGAAATCCACAGGGCAGCGCTATGCTGTCAAAGTCTTCACCAAGACGCCAGGGGTGGAAGAGCGATCGAAAAACGAAGGCCTCCAGCAAGAAATTGCGATGCTCATGGGTGTTAGCCACCCGAATGTTCTATGCCTCAAGGACACCTTCAACGAACCCAATGCCGTCTATCTGGTGCTGGAGCTTGCGCCGGAAGGAGAGCTGTTCAACTACATTGTGAAGAAGCAGAAACTGAGCGAGTCCGAATGCCGGAAGCTGTTCACCCAATTGTTTCAGGGTGTCAAGTATTTGCACGATCGGAACATTGTGCACAGAGACATCAAGCCAGAGAACATTCTTTTGGTGGACCGTGACTTGCACGTCAAGTTGGCAGATTTTGGGTTGGCCAAGATCATCGGAGAGGAATCTTTCACGACAACACTCTGTGGGACGCCCAGCTATGTGGCACCAGAGATCCTAGCAGATACCCGGAACCGCAAGTACACCAAGGCTGTTGACATCTGGTCACTAGGTGTGGTGCTTTATATCTGCCTGTGCGGCTTCCCCCCATTTTCGGACGAACTCACCAGTGCTGCATTCCCATACTCGCTGTCTGAGCAGATCAGGAAAGGGAAATTCGACTACCCATCACCCTACTGGGACCCAGTTGGTGATCCTGCTT TGGATCTCATCGACTCCATGCTAGTCGTCAACCCAGAGAAGCGTTTCACAGTAGATCAGTGCCTGGCTCATCCCTGGATGACAATGAAGACACCTGGTGTCAATGACAGCACTAATGGTCTTGTCAGCGGCATCCAGGGCTTGGATGTTACGCGCCGCGGTGTCCAGAGAGAGCGGACATTGTTAGCCTCGATTAACACTGTTCAAGTTGTCAATCAGATCCCAGGGGGCGACAAGCCCGACGTCAAGGTCTATACCAAGAACCCAGAAACCACACCCAAAAAGGAGCCCAGACCAGACGATGCCAGAGACCCGGATGAGTTTTCCCAACTAGGAGGAAAGGGCGACCAAGTGCTTTTTGGGGATGACGGTGATAGCCGGTATTCCGTGAATGATATTACCAACAAACCGAAGGCGAAGGGGAAGGCTAACGGGGCAAAGTAA